The following are encoded in a window of Sander vitreus isolate 19-12246 unplaced genomic scaffold, sanVit1 ctg293_0, whole genome shotgun sequence genomic DNA:
- the LOC144513586 gene encoding uncharacterized protein LOC144513586 isoform X9, translated as MDQCEDRGTTLCGEQDHQTKAQRRKLEEPELSCVSMKSDWSRDLSINFKDGRYSVEPRRKLEEPEPSCVSMKSDWSRDLSINFKDGRYSVDQRLDQEISEVPSGQSTQQHQTHLDSIFMLLEDDIVTFVKNELKKIQKVLSPDYPECPDSQSHSPEQQLTSDFAGAEPETEPGPGPEPEPVPESGPEPEPVPESGPEPGPEAEPSCVSMKSDWSKDLSIFFNDGRHSVDPRRKLEEPEPSCVSMKSDWSRDLSINFKDGRYSVDQRLDQEISEVPSGQSTQQHQTHLDSIFMLLEDDIVTFVKNELKKIQKVLSPDYPECPDSQREGEEVLDGEDEDQRRSSREAFLKITLHFLRRMKQDELADRLQSRSPAVVCKLKLKSNLNKKFQCVFEGIAKAGNPTLLNQMFTEIYITKKGTAEVNDEHEVRQIETASRKPDRPETTIRQEDIFQAPPGRDEPIRTVMTKGVAGIGKTVLTQKFTLDWAEGKANQDIQFTFPFTFRELNVLKERKYSLVELVDCFFSETKEAGICRFEDVVFIFDGLDECRLPLDFLNTKILTDVTESTSLGVLLTNLIRGNLLPSARLWITTRPAAANQIPPGCVDMVTEVRGFTDPQKEEFFRKRFRDEDQAYKIISHIKTSQSLHIMCHIPVFCWITAAVLEDVLKTKEEGELPKTLTEMYIHFLVVQSKVKNIKYDGGAETDPHWSPESRKMIKYLGKLAFEQLQKGNLIFYESDLRECGIDIRTASVYSGVFTQIFKEERGLYQDKVFSFIHLSVQEFLAALYVHLTFTNSGVNLLTEEQTSSWLPKVFREKLKHLHQSAVDKALQSPNGHLDLFLRFLLGLSLQTNQTLLRGLLTQTGSSSQTNQETVKYIKKKINGDLSAERSINLFHCLNELNDGSLVEQIQQALRSGYLSKDKLSHSQWSALVFILLSSEKDLNVLDLKKYSASEEALLRLLPVVKASKKAVLSGCNLSERSCEALSSVLSSQSSRLRELDLSNNNLQDSGGKLLSVGLQSPHCKLETLRLSGCNLSKRSCEALSSVLRSESSSLRELDLSNNNLKDSGSKLLSAGLRSPHCKLETLSLSGCLISEEICSPLVSALSSNPSHLRALDLSYNHPGDSGMKLLLAGLKDPLWRLDTLRVEPAGVRWLTPGLRKYSCELTLDTNTVHRNLKLSDNNRKVTYVKEDQPYPDHPERFDYCSYQLLCRDGLTGRCYWEVERRGEVVISVSYRGIRRRGRDADCVFGYNDHSWSLICSDVGYSVCHNDMPTDLCLSSSSVSGRVAVYVDCPAGSMSFYTVSSDSLIHLHTFNTTFTQPLYPGFGFGLRLCSTSYGSSVSLCPVEDGESPPVREPDS; from the exons GAGAAAGCTGGAAGAACCagaacccagctgtgtgtccatgaaGAGTGACTGGTCTAGGGATTTGTCTATAAACTTCAAAGATGGACGTTACTCTGTTGATCAAAG ACTGGACCAGGAGATCTCAGAGGTTCCCAGTGGTCAGTCTACCCAGCAGCATCAAACACACCTGGACTCCATCTTTATG CTGCTGGAAGATGACATTGTCACGTTTGTGAAGAACGAGCTGAAGAAGATCCAGAAGGTTCTGAGTCCAGATTACCCAGAATGCCCAGACAGTCAGAGTCACAG CCCAGAGCAGCAGCTCACATCTGACTTTGCTGGAGCTGAACCTGAAACTGAACCTGGACCtggacctgaacctgaacctgtaCCTGAATCtggacctgaacctgaacctgtaCCTGAATCTGGACCTGAACCTGGACCTGAAGCagaacccagctgtgtgtccatgaaGAGTGACTGGTCTAAGGATTTGTCTATCTTCTTCAATGATGGTCGTCACTCTGTTGATCCAAG GAGAAAGCTGGAAGAACCagaacccagctgtgtgtccatgaaGAGTGACTGGTCTAGGGATTTGTCTATAAACTTCAAAGATGGACGTTACTCTGTTGATCAAAG ACTGGACCAGGAGATCTCAGAGGTTCCCAGTGGTCAGTCTACCCAGCAGCATCAAACACACCTGGACTCCATCTTTATG CTGCTGGAAGATGACATTGTCACGTTTGTGAAGAACGAGCTGAAGAAGATCCAGAAGGTTCTGAGTCCAGATTACCCAGAATGCCCAGACAGTCAGAGGGAGGGTGAGGAGGTGTTGGATGGTGAGGATGAAGAtcagaggaggagcagcagagagGCATTTCTGAAGATCACACTGCACTTCCTGAGGAGAATGAAGCAGGACGAGCTGGCTGACCGTCTGCAGAGCA GAAGTCCTGCTGTAGTTTGTAAGCTTAAACTCAAATCTAACCTAAACAAGAagttccagtgtgtgtttgaggggatTGCTAAAGCAGGAAACCCAACCCTTCTGAATCAGATGTTCACAGAGATCTACATCACAAAGAAAGGGACTGCAGAGGTCAATGATGAACATGAGGTCAGACAGATTGAAACAGCATCCAGGAAACCAGACAGACCAGAAACAACAATCAGACAAGAAGACATCTTTCAAGCCCCACCTGGAAGagatgaaccaatcagaacagtgatgacaaagggagtggctggcatcgggaaaacagtcttaacacagaagttcactctggactgggctgaaggcaaagccaaccaggacatccagttcacatttccattcaccttcagagagctgaatgtgctgaaagagagaaagtacAGCTTGGTGGAACTTGTTGATTGCTTCTTTAGTGAAACCAAAGAAGCAGGAATTTGCAGGTTTGAAGATGTTGTGTTCATCTTTGACGGTCTGGATGAGTGTCGACTTCCTCTTGACTTCCTCAACACTAAAATCCTGActgatgttacagagtccacctCATTGGGTGTGCTGCTGACCAACCTCATCAGGGGGAATCTGCttccctctgctcgcctctggataaccacacgacctgcagcagccaatcagatccctcCTGGGTGTGTTGACATGGTGACAGAGGTCAGAGGGTTTACTGACCCACAGAAGGAGGAGTTCTTCAGGAAGAGATTCAGAGATGAGGATCAGGCCTACAAAATCATCTCCCACATCAAGACATCACAAAGCCTCCACATCATGTGTCACATCCCAGTCTTTTGCTGGATCACTGCTGCAGTTCTGGAGGATGTGTTGAAGAccaaagaggaaggagagctgCCCAAAACCCTGACTGAGATGTACATCCACTTCCTGGTGGTTCAGTCCAAAGTGAAGAACATTAAGTATGATGGAGGAGCTGAGACAGATCCACACTGGAGTCCAGAGAGCAGGAAGATGATCAAATATCTGGGAAAATTGGCTTTTGAGCAGCTGCAGAAAGGCAACCTAATCTTCTATGAATCAGACTTGAGAGAGTGTGGCATCGATATCAGAACAGCCTCAGTGTACTCAGGAGTGTTCACACAGATctttaaagaggagagaggactgTACCAGGACAAGGTGTTCAGCTTCATCCATCTGAGTGTTCAGGAGTTCCTGGCTGCTCTTTATGTCCATCTGACATTCACCAACTCTGGAGTCAACCTGCTGACAGAAGAACAAACATCATCATGGCTGCCTAAAGTCTtcagagaaaaactaaaacatctcCACCAGAGTGCTGTGGACAAGGCCTTACAGAGTCCAAATGGACACCTGGACTTGTTCCTCCGCTTCCTCCTGGGTCTTTCTCTGCAGACCAATCAGACTCTCTTACGAGGCCTGctgacacagacaggaagtagcTCACAGACCAATCAGGAAACAGTCAAGTACATCAAGAAGAAGATCAACGGGGATCTGTCTGCAGAGAGAAGCATCAATCTGTTCCACtgtctgaatgaactgaatgatGGGTCTCTAGTGGAGCAGATCCAACAGGCTTTGAGATCAGGATATCTCTCCAAAGATAAACTGTCTCATTCTCAGTGGTCAGCTCTGGTCTTCATCTTACTGTCATCAGAAAAAGATCTGAACGTGTTGGACCTGAAGAAATACTCTGCTTCAGAGGAGGCTCTTCTGAGGCTGCTGCCAGTGGTCAAAGCCTCCAAAAAAGCTGT GCTGAGTGGctgtaacctgtcagagagaagctgtgaagctctgtcctcagttctcagctcccagtcctctagactgagagagctggacctgagtaacaacaacctgcaggattcaggagggAAGCTTCTGTCGGTTGGACTTCAGAGTCCACATTGTAAACTGGAGACTCTCAG GCTGAGTGGCTGTAACCTGTCAaagagaagctgtgaagctctgtcctcagttctcaggTCTgagtcctctagtctgagagagctggacctgagtaacaacaacCTGAAGGATTCAGGATCGAAGCTTCTGTCAGCTGGACTTCGGAGTCCACACTGTAAACTGGAGACTCTCAG tctgtCAGGCTGTCTGATCTCAGAGGAAATCTGTTCTCCTCTGGTCTCAGCTCTGAgctccaacccctcccatctgagagcGCTGGACCTGAGCTACAATCATCCAGGAGACTCAGGAATGAAGCTGCTGTTGGCTGGACTTAAGGATCCACTCTGGAGACTGGACACTCTCAG GGTGGAGCCTGCTGGAGTCAGATGGTTGACACCAGGTCTGAGGAAGT ATTCCTGTGAACTCACActcgacacaaacacagtgcaCAGAAACctcaaactgtctgacaacaacaggaaggtgaCATATGTGAAGGAGGATCAGCCATATCCTGATCATCCAGAGAGGTTTGACTATTGCAGTTATCAGCTGCtgtgtagagatggtctgactggtcgctgttactgggaggtcgagaggagaggagaggttgtTATATCAGTGAGTTACAGAGGAATCAGGAGGAGAGGACGAGATGCTGACTGTGTGTTTGGATATAATGATCATTCCTGGAGTCTGATCTGCTCTGATGTTGGTTACTCTGTCTGTCACAATGACATGCCAACAgacctctgtctctcctcctcctctgtctctggtagagtagcagtgtatgtggacTGTCCTGCTGGCTCTATGTCCTTCTACAcagtctcctctgactcactgatacacctccacaccttcaacaccacattcactcagcctCTTTATCCTGGGTTTGGGTTTGGGTTACGGTTGTGTTCCACGTCATATggttcctcagtgtctctgtgtcctgtgGAGGACGGAGAGTCTCCTCCTGTCAGAGAACCAGACAGTTGA